Proteins found in one Solirubrobacterales bacterium genomic segment:
- a CDS encoding protein-L-isoaspartate(D-aspartate) O-methyltransferase → MRRIPSAAEFAGQRAEMVEWQLRRRGIRDERVLAAMAAVPRELFVPERYRRRSYADSALPIGHGQTISQPWIVAAICEALALQGSERVLEIGTGSGYSAAVLAMLAAEVITVERIEELCAGAQGLLAEMGIRNVEAVVADGSAGLPDRAPFETIAVHATSPSPPPPLIEQLAPGGRLVIPIATHTADMLTVFRRVAGEAAPKTGQGLERTVIGPCRFVPLIGTEGYPE, encoded by the coding sequence ATGCGACGGATCCCCAGCGCGGCCGAGTTCGCCGGCCAGCGCGCCGAGATGGTGGAGTGGCAGCTCCGACGGCGCGGGATTCGCGACGAGCGCGTGCTGGCCGCGATGGCGGCAGTCCCCAGGGAGCTGTTCGTGCCAGAGCGCTACCGGAGGCGCTCCTATGCGGACTCCGCGTTGCCAATCGGGCATGGTCAAACGATCTCTCAACCCTGGATCGTGGCCGCCATCTGCGAAGCGCTGGCGCTGCAGGGCTCGGAACGTGTATTGGAGATCGGGACAGGCTCCGGCTACTCGGCCGCCGTCCTGGCCATGCTGGCCGCCGAGGTGATCACCGTCGAGCGCATTGAGGAGCTGTGCGCTGGCGCGCAGGGGCTGCTCGCCGAGATGGGCATCCGCAATGTCGAGGCGGTGGTCGCGGACGGGAGCGCGGGCCTCCCGGACCGTGCACCCTTCGAGACGATAGCCGTCCATGCCACATCGCCATCGCCGCCCCCGCCGCTGATCGAGCAGCTCGCTCCCGGCGGTCGCCTCGTGATTCCGATCGCCACGCACACGGCCGACATGCTGACGGTGTTCCGGCGGGTGGCAGGGGAGGCGGCCCCGAAGACCGGCCAGGGACTGGAGCGAACCGTGA
- a CDS encoding Crp/Fnr family transcriptional regulator yields MSADDPVELLSRVPLFSELSREELERISRVAIPRSYPAGVRVFHEGDRSDACYLVRSGDLRVTREHPDGRAIALATLGPGDIFGELAMLDGQARSASVETLSDCSLLALGAADFRRLLGQHSQISVKLVAALTRRLRETNERVARQSFQTVPSRVAGVLTQLIAEEAAPDGRSGVTIRMTQADLAQLAGTSRESVSRFLATLERAGVVSVGRGRVTVVEPRRLRAYIF; encoded by the coding sequence ATGAGCGCCGACGATCCGGTCGAGCTTCTCTCACGCGTGCCGCTGTTCTCCGAGCTCTCACGAGAGGAGCTGGAGCGGATCTCGCGCGTCGCCATTCCCCGCTCCTACCCGGCGGGAGTGCGCGTGTTCCACGAGGGCGACCGAAGCGACGCCTGTTACCTGGTTCGCTCAGGTGACCTGCGAGTGACTCGCGAGCACCCGGATGGAAGGGCGATCGCGCTCGCCACGCTGGGCCCCGGGGACATCTTCGGTGAACTGGCGATGCTCGACGGACAGGCCCGCTCCGCGAGCGTCGAAACCCTCAGCGACTGCTCGCTGCTGGCTCTGGGAGCAGCGGATTTCCGGCGCCTCCTCGGCCAGCACTCGCAGATCTCGGTGAAGCTGGTCGCCGCCTTGACGCGACGGCTTCGGGAGACCAACGAGCGCGTCGCGCGGCAGTCGTTCCAGACCGTGCCGAGCCGTGTTGCGGGGGTGCTCACGCAGCTCATCGCAGAAGAGGCGGCACCAGATGGGCGAAGCGGAGTGACGATCCGGATGACGCAGGCCGACCTTGCCCAGCTGGCGGGCACCTCGCGCGAGAGCGTCAGCCGTTTCCTCGCCACGCTCGAGCGCGCGGGCGTCGTTAGCGTCGGGCGGGGGCGCGTCACGGTCGTCGAACCCCGCCGGCTCCGCGCTTACATCTTCTGA